From Halomarina ordinaria:
CCCTCGACGACGCAGACGTCGCCCTCGCCGCGGTGGTAGTTCCGTCGCAGCCCCTCCTCCCCCTGGAGCCAGCGGTCGAGCGTCCGGGACGGCCGCCCGGCCACGCGCTCGTGGTGGCTGGGGTCGATGAAGTCGGGGCCGGCCTTGGCGGGCTGGACGGTGTATCCCGCCCCTTCGAGGGCGTGGACGACGGCGAGCGTGGCCACGGTCTTGCCGACGCCGGAGCGGGTCCCGCCGACGACGAATCCGTTCATGGTTCGAGAGAGGAGCCCTCGCCTACGAACCTGTCGACCCCGGCGGTCGGACGCGAGGGACCCGTCGCTGTCACCGACGCCGTCGTCACCGTCGTCCCCCGTCCCCGTCGGTCGCGACCGGGCGTCGCGTCCGGGTCAGCCGCGCCTCGAACGAGGCCGCGGGGGCGCTGCCGTCGGCCGCGAGCGCGCGCTGTTTCTCGACCTCGGCGTGGACGGCGTCCGTTATCCGCGGGTGGGTCCCGAACGGGTCGGCGTACGCCACGCCGCCGCGCGCGAGTTCGAGCCTCTCGGGAATCCGGCGTTCGGTCGCTTCGGTCCGCGAGAGGAACAGCGGCACCGCCACCGACCGCGCTCCCGTCGCGTTGTACCGGACGCACTCGACCGCGGGGTTCTGGAGGAGATAACAGGTCAGCACCTCGCCGTACCCCGACTGCTCGCGGAGCCGGGCCGCGTGGTAGTCCGTCGTCTGTCGGTGGTACGGTTTCGAACTGCTCCCGAAGCCGACGAGGACGAGCGACACGTCCTCGGCCGCCGGGAGACGCTCCCCCGCTCGCTCCGCGATCACCTCCGTGACGGCGGGGCTCCCTCCGACCGGTTCGCAGTAGCGGACGTCCCCGGGGACGTACGAGAGCGCGGCGGGTATCGCGCCCGTCGTGTCGTGCGTGTGGGCGGCGCACATCGGGACCGCGTACACCGTCTCGGCCGACAGGCGCGCGAACGTCCCCCGGAGTTCGCGGACCGGTTCGCTCCCGTACGTCGCCACCCCGACGTCGTCGGCGACGGCGCGCCGGTCGAGGCGGTCGGCGTGTTCTTCGAGCACTTCTCGAGCGTTTCGCGTGTCGCGGCCGACGAGCAGGATCGTTTCTGATGTCATGGTGTCGCCCAGTCGAACAAATAAATCTTAGATAACCCAAGTGGGCTTGTTCTACGGGTTGTGACGGATTCTCAAATACGTTTCGGTGAGGTGGTTCGGCCGGACCGAACGGCGAGCACGGAGAGGTCGGAGAACGGCGACGTCCCGTCGTCCGACTCCGTCTCGAGCGCCGCGAGGTCGCCGAGGGTCGTCCGCGTCACCGTCTCGTCGTCGTGGGTCAACCGCTCCATGACGAGCGCGTCCAGCGACGGCGACGCGCCGGCGGCGAGCAGGTCGGCGGCGACGTCCTCCGGCATCCAGTCGAAGGGGCGCGGGAGCACGAGGAGGTGGCGTTCGCCGACGGCGGCGCGGAGTCGACGGCGGTCGTCCCCGATGTCGCCGCTCCTGTGGAGCGTCACGAAGTCGGTCCCCTCCATCGGCGTCCGCGCCCTGCTCGCGGCCACCTGGAGCGAGGAGATGCCCGGTATCACCCGGACCGGCGGGTCGACGGCGGCCTGGACCTTCCCGACGAACTGGTAGCCCGAGTGGTTCGGGTCGCCCATGAGGGCGGCCGTCCCGCGCTCCCCGTCGGCGACGCGGGCGGCGAACGTCGCGAGCGTCTCGCCCTCGTCGCGGTAGCCGCAGGTGAGCAGGTCGGCGTCCGTCGTCCCGCGAACGAAGTCGACGACCGTCTCGAACCCCACGACGACGTCGGCCTCGCGTATCGCGCGCTCGCCTCTGGGCGTCAGGTACTCGGGGTTCCCGGGGCCGATGCCGACGGCGTACACCGGGTCCGCTGTGACCGACTCGGGTTCCGGTTCCGCCGCGGCGACAGCCGCCGGGTCGGGACCGGCGTCCAGGTCGTACGCGTCGCTCACGGGAGGTCGACCTCCCCGTCCCGGGCGTCGCTCGCCACGTGGACGAGTTCGTTCGTCAGGCCGGCGGCGAGGCCGCTCCCGCCGCGACGGCCGACGTTCGTTATCGCGGGGACCCCGTGCGCCCCCGCGACGTCCCGGAGTCGCCGACGGCTCTCGGCGGCCCTGACGAACCCGACCGGGGTGGCGACCACGACGGCCGGCCGCGTCCCCGCGGCGATGCAGTCCGCGAGGGCGAGCGCCGCCGTCGGCGCGTTCCCGACCACGGCGACGCCCCCCTCGTAGACGTCCCGCCGGTCGAGTTCGAGCACGGAGGCGGCCGTCCGCGTCATCCCCGTCCGTTCGGCGAGGTCGGCGCCGTTCCCGATGGCCTTCCGGACGGGACAGTCGTGCCCGCGGCCGGTGACGCCCGCCTTCACCATCGTGATGTCGGTGACGATGGGGCGCCCGTCGAGGACCGCCCGCGCCCCGGCGACGACCGGTTCGTCCTCGGTCTCGCCGGTGAACCGCACGAGGTGCTGGAACTCGGGGTCGCCCGTCGCGTGGACGCTCTTCTGGCGGACGCGGTCGGCCAGCGTCTCGTCCGGGACGAGTTCGCGCACCCGGTCCATGCTCGTCTCGGCGATGGCCATCGCGTCCTCGGTGGTCGCGCCGAGGTCGGCGTACGCCTCGAAGGCGTCCGCGCCGTCCGCCCGCCCGTCGTCGGTCGTCACCGTCCACCCCCGGGCGGTTCGACCCGCCCACGCGCGCGCCTCTCGGTCGTCCCGCCGGGGACGAACAGCCGACGCGCGGTGCGGGCGGTCGTCCGGTCGGCCGTCCCGCGGACGGTCGCGAGGGGTGCCGCGAGGACCCGTCCGACGATGGCGTCGGCCATCCGCTCGACGGCGTCGCGCTGTCCGTCGCCGAGGCCGCCGTGCGCTTCGAGTTCGTCGAGCGCCGTCGCGACCTCGCGTCGCTTGCGTCGCTGCGCGTCCGCGACGATGGCGGTGACGACGGTCTCGGCGCGCTTGTATCGGGCGCGGCCGACGCCCCCGCGCTCGTACTCGCCGGTCGGCTCGACCTCCTCGACCGCCTCAGTCGTCATCGCTCGACACCTCCGGGGCGTCCGCGCTCCCGGCACGTGCTTCGATGTCGCCGTCGACCCGGAGGGTGATGTCGCGGAGTCGGTCGGCCGTCCCGTCGTCGGCGTCCCACAGACCGCGGTCGATGGCCTCGAGCAGCGTGTCGCCGATGCTCTCGACGGCCCACGGGTTCACCTCGCGCATCCACTCGCGGCGCTCGTCGTCGAGGGCGTACTTCTCGGCGACGTCGTTCCAGAGCGTGTCGCTGACGACGCCGGTGGTCGCGTCCCAGCCGAGGACGACGTCGACGGTGGTCGACAGGTCGCCGGCACCCTTGTAGCCGTGGTCCTCCATGCTGTCGAGCCAGTCGGGGTTGAGCACCCGCGCGCGCATCGCCTTGCGGACCTTCTCCTCGTTCGTGTAGACGGAGACGTCGTCTGGGTCGCTGGAGTCGCCGACGTAGGAGGCCGGCTCCTCGCCGGCTATCTCGGCGACGGCGGTGATGAACCCGCCGTGGAACGCGTACCAGTCGGAGCTGTCGAACTCGTCCTGCTCGGCGGTGTCCTCCAACTTGACCGTCGCTTCCACGCCCTCGAGGCGGCGCTCGAAGGCCTCGTGGGCCGTCGAGACGCGCCCGCGCTTCCCGAGCGCGTAGCCGCCCCACTGGACGTACACGTCGGCGAGGTCGGCGCGGTCCTCCCAGTTCCCTTCGTCGACGGCCTTGTTCGTCCCCGCGCCGTACCCGCCGGGGCGCGTCGTGAACACCCGGTGTCTGGCCGCCGCCTCGGGGTCGTCGACGCCCTCCGCTTCGAGTCGGTCGGTCTCCTCCTCGACGTGCTTCTTCACGTAGTTCCACTCGTGTGGCTCGTCGAGGGCGACGACGGCGTCGACGGCGTCGTGGACGACGCCCGCCGCCTGCGGGAAGGCGTCGCGGAACAGCCCCGAGACGCGCGTGGTGACGTCGATGCGGGGACGCCCGAGGTCATCCAGGGGGACGGGGGCGACGCCGTCGACCCGACCGGCGTCGGTCCAGACGGGTTCGACGCCCATCAGCGCGAGCACCTGCGCGATGGTCTCGCCGCGCGTCCGGACGGTCGGCGTCCCCCACGCGACGACGCCGACCTCCTCGGGGTACTCCCCCCGGTCGTCGGCGTGCCGCTCCGCGACCCCCTCGGCGACCTCCCGCCCGACGCGCCAGGCGCTCCTGGCGGGGACCTTCCGCGGGTCCAGGGTGTAGAAGTTCCGGGCCGTCGGGAGCAGGTCGACGCCGCCTCTCGTCGGCGCGCCGCTTCCGCCCGGCGGGACGTAGGCGCCGGCCAGCGCGTCCGCGGTCCGGGGGACCTCGTCTTCGGCCCCCCGGACGCGGGGGGCCGCCTCCTCGCAGACGAACGCGAGCGCCTCGCGGAGGTCGTCGTGCGCGCCCGACCTCGCGCGTGCGTCCCCGAGGGGGTCGACGTCGACCACGAGCAGGTTCATGTTCACCTCGTCGTCGGGGGCCGCCTCCGACTCGGAGCGCGGGACGTCGAAGTCGTTCGCCGCGAGCGTCGCCACGAGGTCGAGGCTCGTCTCGTAGACGGCGTCGGCCGCCTGCGAGAGCGTCGTTCCCAGCGACTCGTCGTACGCCCCCGGTTCGTCGAGCATCCGTCGGTAGTCGACGCCGAGCACGCCGGCGACGCTCTCCCGGAGGCTCGGCCCGCCGGGGTTCTCCAGTCGGGTGAGCGCGACGAGGTACTCCACGAGGCGGTCGCCGGTCGGCGGTTCGCCCATCGTGTGGAGCCCCAGCCGTATCTGGGTCGTCTTCACGTCCGTGAGGTAGGCGTGGACGCGCTCGACGAGTTCGTCGACGTCCACCTCGTCGCCGTCGACGGTCCCCTCGGCGAGCGTCGTCCCGGCCTCCTCGGGTCCTCTGACGTCGACCCGCTCCTCGACGTCGCCCGCGATACCGAGTTCGACCGCGAGGTCGAGGTCGTCGACCGTCTCGCGGATGAGCCGTTCGAGGTGTTCGCCGTCGTCGCTCCGGGCGTCCTCCATGCCGGCCTCGCGGTACTGGTCGGCCAGGTCCTCGAGTGCCGCCAGTTCGTCGTAGGTGCCGGCGTTGCGCATCACCGGCGTCAGGTAGTCGACGACGGCCGCGTACGAGCGCCGCTTGGCCTGCGTCCCCTCCCCCGGGTTGTTCACGATGTAGGGGTAGACGTTCGGCAGGTCGTCTATCAGCCGGTCGGGGGCGCTCTCGCCGTTCAGGCCGACCGTCTTGCCGGGGAGCCACTCCAGGCTCCCGTGCGTGCCGAGGTGGACCACCGCGTCGGCCTCGAAGGCGTTCCGGAGCCAGCCGTAGAACGCCACGTAGTCGTGGGGCGGCTGGAGGTCCGAGTCGTGGTAGACCTTCGAGGGGTCCATCCCGAAGCCGCGGGGCGGCTGGACGGTGACGAGGACGTTCCCGAACTCGACGCCGGGGATGGCGAACGGCCGGTCCGGCGGGTCGCCCCACTCCGCCTCGACGTTCTCGCGGAAGCGCTCGTCGGCGGCGGCGAACCACTCGCGGTACCGGTCGGGTGAGACGACGTCGACGCTCAGGTCGCGCACGTCCTCGGGGGCGACCCAGCGGTCGTCGAGCGTGAGCTGGGCCGTCAGGCGCTCGACCAGGGCCTGCCCGTCCTCGACCCGTTCGCCGCCCAGGTCGTACCCCCGCTCGCCCAGTTCGTCGAGCAGGTTGACGGTACTCTCGGGGCTGTCGAGGCCGAAGGCGGTGCCGATGCCGTCGTCGCTCGGCGGGTAGTTGTGCAGGACGACGGCCACGCGCTTCTCCTCGTTCGGCGTGTGGCGCAGTCGCGCCCAGTTGACCGTGAGTCGTGCGGCGTGGTCCACCCGGTCGTCGATGGGGAAGTGCTGCTTCGGCGCGCTCCCGATGCCGGCGTCGTCGTCGGTGCGCTCCTTGCCGCTGATGGGGTGAGTGATGACGGTGCCGTCGAACTCCGGGAGCGCGACCGAGAGGGCGAGTTCGAACCCCATCACCCCCGTGTCGCTCGCCTCGTACCGGGCGCGCGAGCGCATCGTCGTCACGGTCTGGACGACGGGGACGCCGAGTCGGTCGAGGAAGACGGCCTCCGCGCCCTCACCCTCGTCGTCGGCCGCCCGCCCGCGCTCGTCCATCGACAGCGAGAACATGAACGACGAGAGGACGGCGTCGACGACGGGGTCCCCGTCCTCGAGGAGCCACTCCTCGGTCACTCGCTCCGCGTCCCACTGCCCGTCGGTGTCCGTCGCGGGGTTGCAGAAGACGGGAAGCGCGTCCGCCCCCTGCGCCTCGACGGCGCGCACCTGTGCGTCGACGTAGCGCGTGTTCTCGTGCGTCCAGTGCGACTCGTAGAACCAGACGGCGACGGTCGGCGTCCCGGGGTCGAACGTCGCCAGCAGTTCGTCGTACGACGCCCCCGGGTGGTCCGGGTGGTAGACGCCCTCCGTCGGGAGGTGGACGGGGTCGT
This genomic window contains:
- a CDS encoding CbiX/SirB N-terminal domain-containing protein — encoded protein: MTSETILLVGRDTRNAREVLEEHADRLDRRAVADDVGVATYGSEPVRELRGTFARLSAETVYAVPMCAAHTHDTTGAIPAALSYVPGDVRYCEPVGGSPAVTEVIAERAGERLPAAEDVSLVLVGFGSSSKPYHRQTTDYHAARLREQSGYGEVLTCYLLQNPAVECVRYNATGARSVAVPLFLSRTEATERRIPERLELARGGVAYADPFGTHPRITDAVHAEVEKQRALAADGSAPAASFEARLTRTRRPVATDGDGGRR
- a CDS encoding cobalt-precorrin-7 (C(5))-methyltransferase — protein: MSDAYDLDAGPDPAAVAAAEPEPESVTADPVYAVGIGPGNPEYLTPRGERAIREADVVVGFETVVDFVRGTTDADLLTCGYRDEGETLATFAARVADGERGTAALMGDPNHSGYQFVGKVQAAVDPPVRVIPGISSLQVAASRARTPMEGTDFVTLHRSGDIGDDRRRLRAAVGERHLLVLPRPFDWMPEDVAADLLAAGASPSLDALVMERLTHDDETVTRTTLGDLAALETESDDGTSPFSDLSVLAVRSGRTTSPKRI
- a CDS encoding precorrin-8X methylmutase, which encodes MTTDDGRADGADAFEAYADLGATTEDAMAIAETSMDRVRELVPDETLADRVRQKSVHATGDPEFQHLVRFTGETEDEPVVAGARAVLDGRPIVTDITMVKAGVTGRGHDCPVRKAIGNGADLAERTGMTRTAASVLELDRRDVYEGGVAVVGNAPTAALALADCIAAGTRPAVVVATPVGFVRAAESRRRLRDVAGAHGVPAITNVGRRGGSGLAAGLTNELVHVASDARDGEVDLP
- the cobN gene encoding cobaltochelatase subunit CobN, which encodes MPTIGLYTATENELGAVQRAAARTDVDWVVRSESDLDGPGDVDAFLDDLDGATAALFWLHGAEESMPGYDRAVDRLDEAGVPLVVKSTGDAYALEDTSVPAAARERVYEYLDRGGTSNVANCARFLVDEYGDADRAYDDPVHLPTEGVYHPDHPGASYDELLATFDPGTPTVAVWFYESHWTHENTRYVDAQVRAVEAQGADALPVFCNPATDTDGQWDAERVTEEWLLEDGDPVVDAVLSSFMFSLSMDERGRAADDEGEGAEAVFLDRLGVPVVQTVTTMRSRARYEASDTGVMGFELALSVALPEFDGTVITHPISGKERTDDDAGIGSAPKQHFPIDDRVDHAARLTVNWARLRHTPNEEKRVAVVLHNYPPSDDGIGTAFGLDSPESTVNLLDELGERGYDLGGERVEDGQALVERLTAQLTLDDRWVAPEDVRDLSVDVVSPDRYREWFAAADERFRENVEAEWGDPPDRPFAIPGVEFGNVLVTVQPPRGFGMDPSKVYHDSDLQPPHDYVAFYGWLRNAFEADAVVHLGTHGSLEWLPGKTVGLNGESAPDRLIDDLPNVYPYIVNNPGEGTQAKRRSYAAVVDYLTPVMRNAGTYDELAALEDLADQYREAGMEDARSDDGEHLERLIRETVDDLDLAVELGIAGDVEERVDVRGPEEAGTTLAEGTVDGDEVDVDELVERVHAYLTDVKTTQIRLGLHTMGEPPTGDRLVEYLVALTRLENPGGPSLRESVAGVLGVDYRRMLDEPGAYDESLGTTLSQAADAVYETSLDLVATLAANDFDVPRSESEAAPDDEVNMNLLVVDVDPLGDARARSGAHDDLREALAFVCEEAAPRVRGAEDEVPRTADALAGAYVPPGGSGAPTRGGVDLLPTARNFYTLDPRKVPARSAWRVGREVAEGVAERHADDRGEYPEEVGVVAWGTPTVRTRGETIAQVLALMGVEPVWTDAGRVDGVAPVPLDDLGRPRIDVTTRVSGLFRDAFPQAAGVVHDAVDAVVALDEPHEWNYVKKHVEEETDRLEAEGVDDPEAAARHRVFTTRPGGYGAGTNKAVDEGNWEDRADLADVYVQWGGYALGKRGRVSTAHEAFERRLEGVEATVKLEDTAEQDEFDSSDWYAFHGGFITAVAEIAGEEPASYVGDSSDPDDVSVYTNEEKVRKAMRARVLNPDWLDSMEDHGYKGAGDLSTTVDVVLGWDATTGVVSDTLWNDVAEKYALDDERREWMREVNPWAVESIGDTLLEAIDRGLWDADDGTADRLRDITLRVDGDIEARAGSADAPEVSSDDD